Proteins from a genomic interval of Streptomyces fodineus:
- a CDS encoding serine hydrolase domain-containing protein, producing MPSLEHTWEHLCGAGGRRELSAPKLRADTPERAGLDPEELGHLVGDVHALTAGDRPWAAGAVVLAGRGPVIAVAEAAGWAVRYSAYDPETDSGVELPPAARVPATVDTPFDLASLTKLFTAVAAVQQIERGTLGMDARVGDYLPDFHAAAAHGITVRQLLTHTSGLRPELPLYDCRDDASRLSLLRAEPPTSEPGRHLYSDLNMLLLQSVLERLTGRGLDVLVQDGITRPLGMTATCFGPCPGAAATEDQRRPWAKADRGMLRGVVHDENAWALGGVAGHAGLFSTARDLAVFCRALLAGGSYGPARILGPDFVELLLTPPGLGFAVDQPWFMGALSGHGAAGHTGFTGTSVVLDPRTDTFLVLLANTVHPRRRTPDSGPRARLATRLARAVI from the coding sequence GTGCCGTCCCTGGAGCACACGTGGGAACACCTGTGCGGGGCCGGAGGGAGACGAGAACTGAGCGCACCGAAACTGCGCGCCGACACACCGGAACGGGCCGGGCTCGATCCCGAGGAACTCGGGCACCTGGTCGGCGACGTGCATGCCCTCACCGCCGGAGACCGCCCCTGGGCGGCCGGCGCCGTCGTGCTGGCCGGCCGCGGACCCGTGATCGCCGTGGCCGAGGCCGCGGGCTGGGCCGTGCGCTACTCCGCCTACGACCCCGAGACCGACAGCGGCGTCGAACTGCCGCCCGCCGCCCGGGTCCCGGCCACCGTCGACACGCCCTTCGACCTGGCCTCCCTGACCAAGCTGTTCACCGCCGTCGCCGCCGTGCAGCAGATCGAGCGCGGCACCCTCGGCATGGACGCCCGGGTCGGCGACTACCTGCCCGACTTCCACGCCGCGGCCGCCCACGGCATCACCGTCCGGCAACTGCTCACCCACACCTCCGGGCTCCGCCCCGAACTGCCGCTGTACGACTGCCGCGACGACGCCTCGCGCCTGTCCCTGCTGCGCGCCGAGCCCCCGACGAGCGAGCCCGGCCGCCACCTGTACTCCGACCTGAACATGCTGCTGCTCCAGTCCGTGCTGGAGCGCCTCACCGGGCGGGGCCTCGACGTCCTCGTCCAGGACGGCATCACCCGCCCGCTCGGGATGACGGCCACCTGCTTCGGGCCGTGCCCCGGCGCCGCCGCCACCGAGGACCAGCGGCGGCCCTGGGCCAAGGCCGACCGCGGGATGCTGCGGGGCGTGGTCCACGACGAGAACGCCTGGGCGCTCGGCGGCGTCGCCGGCCACGCCGGGCTCTTCTCCACCGCCCGCGACCTGGCCGTCTTCTGCCGCGCCCTGCTCGCCGGCGGCTCCTACGGCCCCGCCCGCATCCTCGGCCCCGACTTCGTCGAACTGCTGCTGACCCCACCGGGGCTGGGCTTCGCCGTCGACCAGCCCTGGTTCATGGGCGCGCTGTCGGGACACGGGGCGGCGGGACACACGGGCTTCACCGGCACGTCCGTCGTCCTCGACCCGAGGACGGACACGTTCCTCGTGCTGCTGGCCAACACGGTCCATCCGCGGCGCAGGACACCGGACAGCGGACCGCGGGCGAGACTGGCGACCCGACTGGCGAGGGCGGTGATCTGA
- a CDS encoding small ribosomal subunit Rsm22 family protein: MNAPVPPAEALRRSLADLLDGLPPRQAAGAVERLIANYRGDTPTHAPILRDRADVAAYAAYRMPATFEAVHSALEAFAATAPDWTPRSHVDVGGGTGAATWAVTATWPGERGVTVLDWAEPALALGREIAAANPALRHARWQRARIGAGLTLDDTDLVTVSYVLNELSEPDRAALVDTAAAAARAVVIVEAGTPAGYARVIEARDRLIRAGLHVVAPCPHSAACPIEPGTDWCHFSARVSRSSLHRQVKGGTLPYEDEKFSYVAATRLPAAPAPSRVIRRPQIRKGQVLLDLCRSDEHLTRTTVTKRHGHLYKAARDAEWGDRWPPEGSPEEPSA, translated from the coding sequence GTGAACGCCCCCGTACCACCGGCCGAAGCCCTCCGCAGGAGCCTCGCCGACCTGCTCGACGGACTCCCGCCCAGGCAAGCGGCCGGCGCGGTCGAAAGGCTCATCGCCAACTACCGGGGCGACACCCCGACCCACGCCCCCATCCTCCGCGACCGCGCCGACGTCGCCGCGTACGCCGCCTACCGCATGCCGGCCACCTTCGAAGCGGTCCACTCGGCGCTGGAGGCGTTCGCTGCGACCGCCCCCGACTGGACGCCCCGCAGCCACGTCGACGTCGGCGGCGGCACCGGCGCCGCCACCTGGGCCGTCACCGCGACCTGGCCCGGCGAGCGCGGCGTCACCGTGCTGGACTGGGCCGAGCCCGCCCTCGCCCTCGGCCGGGAGATCGCCGCCGCCAACCCTGCCCTGCGCCACGCCCGCTGGCAGCGCGCCCGGATCGGCGCCGGCCTCACCCTGGACGACACCGATCTCGTCACGGTGTCGTACGTCCTCAACGAGCTCTCCGAACCCGACCGCGCCGCCCTCGTCGACACCGCCGCGGCCGCCGCGCGGGCCGTGGTGATCGTGGAGGCCGGCACCCCGGCCGGGTACGCCCGCGTGATCGAGGCCCGCGACCGCCTGATCCGCGCCGGACTGCACGTCGTCGCCCCCTGCCCGCACAGCGCCGCCTGCCCCATCGAACCCGGCACGGACTGGTGCCACTTCTCCGCCCGGGTGAGCCGTTCCTCCCTGCACCGCCAGGTCAAGGGCGGCACCCTGCCGTACGAGGACGAGAAGTTCTCGTACGTCGCCGCCACCCGGCTGCCCGCCGCCCCGGCCCCCTCCCGCGTGATCCGCCGCCCGCAGATCCGCAAGGGCCAGGTGCTGCTGGACCTCTGCCGGAGCGACGAACACCTGACCCGCACCACGGTCACCAAGCGCCACGGCCACCTGTACAAGGCGGCCCGGGACGCGGAGTGGGGAGACCGGTGGCCGCCGGAGGGCTCGCCGGAGGAGCCGTCCGCCTAG
- a CDS encoding bifunctional DNA primase/polymerase: MSATFGGRSGRQGKLSRWLRGRRPKEAAAGDGGRAALLLAAAEAGLPLAPAAHPAPGYRCSCDRVGCPTPARHPVSFAWQTQSTTDRAQLERWARHQPQANFITATGMVHDVLDVPLAAGREALERLLTTGVEVGPVAESDDGRMLFFTLTRGTPEDEDEWWPCELDCHPETMDEHPGLRWHCRGSYVLVPPARLPGDDQQVRWVRGPEHPLPDPLSLLESLTDACARYAGTEGTAWPLRH; this comes from the coding sequence ATGAGCGCGACGTTCGGCGGCCGGTCCGGCCGGCAGGGCAAACTCTCCCGGTGGCTGCGTGGACGCCGCCCGAAGGAGGCCGCCGCCGGCGACGGCGGCCGTGCGGCCCTGCTGCTCGCCGCCGCCGAGGCGGGCCTGCCCCTTGCCCCCGCCGCGCACCCCGCCCCCGGCTACCGCTGTTCCTGCGACCGCGTCGGCTGTCCCACCCCGGCCCGGCACCCGGTGTCGTTCGCCTGGCAGACGCAGTCCACCACCGACCGCGCCCAGCTCGAACGCTGGGCCCGGCACCAGCCGCAGGCCAACTTCATCACCGCCACCGGCATGGTCCACGACGTCCTGGACGTGCCCCTGGCGGCCGGCCGGGAGGCGCTGGAGCGGCTGCTCACCACCGGGGTCGAGGTGGGGCCCGTCGCCGAGAGCGACGACGGCCGCATGCTGTTCTTCACCCTCACCCGCGGCACCCCCGAGGACGAGGACGAGTGGTGGCCCTGCGAGCTGGACTGCCACCCCGAGACCATGGACGAGCACCCCGGCCTGCGCTGGCACTGCCGGGGGTCCTACGTCCTCGTACCGCCCGCCCGGCTCCCGGGCGACGACCAGCAGGTGCGCTGGGTACGCGGTCCGGAGCATCCGCTGCCGGACCCGCTGAGCCTGCTGGAGTCGCTCACCGACGCGTGCGCCCGGTATGCCGGTACAGAGGGCACGGCCTGGCCCCTGCGGCACTGA
- a CDS encoding TetR/AcrR family transcriptional regulator: MVKKPAPDATRRSEKSRRAIYAAALALVGEVGYPKTTVEAIAARAGVGKQTIYRWWSSKADVLLEAFLDLSAQAAQEAGQEPYVIPDTGDLAADLKTVLRITVDQLLDPRFEVPSRALAAEGVLNEQVGREFVERLLEPQLQLYVSRLRSAQDSGAVRGDVDPRIALELFVSPLAQRWLQRTGPISYDYTDTLVDYALRGIAPR, translated from the coding sequence ATGGTCAAGAAGCCCGCCCCCGACGCCACCCGTCGCAGCGAGAAGTCCCGCAGAGCGATCTACGCCGCCGCCCTCGCCCTGGTCGGTGAGGTCGGCTACCCGAAGACCACCGTCGAGGCGATCGCCGCGCGGGCCGGGGTCGGCAAGCAGACGATCTACCGCTGGTGGTCCTCCAAGGCGGACGTCCTGCTGGAGGCGTTCCTCGACCTCTCCGCGCAGGCGGCACAGGAAGCGGGGCAGGAGCCGTACGTCATCCCGGACACCGGCGACCTCGCCGCCGACCTCAAGACGGTGCTGCGGATCACGGTGGACCAGCTCCTCGACCCGCGCTTCGAGGTGCCCTCCCGGGCGCTGGCCGCGGAGGGCGTCCTCAACGAGCAGGTCGGCCGCGAGTTCGTCGAGCGGCTCCTGGAACCCCAGCTTCAGCTGTACGTCTCCCGCCTGCGCTCGGCACAGGACAGTGGCGCGGTACGGGGCGACGTCGACCCCCGTATCGCCCTGGAGCTGTTCGTCTCGCCGCTCGCGCAGCGCTGGCTGCAACGTACGGGGCCGATCTCCTACGACTACACGGACACCCTCGTCGATTACGCACTGCGGGGCATCGCACCCCGTTGA